In a single window of the Cydia pomonella isolate Wapato2018A chromosome 2, ilCydPomo1, whole genome shotgun sequence genome:
- the LOC133534623 gene encoding LOW QUALITY PROTEIN: leucine-rich PPR motif-containing protein, mitochondrial (The sequence of the model RefSeq protein was modified relative to this genomic sequence to represent the inferred CDS: deleted 1 base in 1 codon), with protein sequence MSSLLRSTKFVRYFTGAARTLILNSAKTAESNLLVNPIALCSANNVLLRDYATSKKAESLEPLLQKLDSEARRFGRITKKDIDEVFDEIRSKNDITSSQSLLVIRCCGELVPEELPEQRTLLVQKIWSVLTERGIPMDISHYNALLRVYIENEHPFSPAQFLEELEKKGLQPNRVTYQRLMWRYCQEGDVEGATKVLEKMRELSMPVSEPVLNALVMGHAFHGDTDGAKAVLETMAGAGLQPTNRTYTLLACGYAKQGDIAGVESVIKTATDKDAYLTDKDILDIIEHLAIGGHSDKMESLFQHLQKGMGYNQDVCNVILRLLNKGQLDAAKKIMKTMPKTTNNDDTPFKGAFFIKQLLRVKKSPEDIIKACRELKDEGLVPNSIYIATESALQQGHVELSQSLFKELQKEGYEIRQHYYWPLLAQKGREGDEEGLLQLIRDMVKEGNIPSGEALRDYVIPHLIRKDTPLNIILKLQIANVPVAHAARNLMIELLQAGKLKQAAEVALKYRPRGQYSLITRPLIIALSKTKDINAFSTILHVICSSQSQLTQTDDDANDDSQHDIEVGRIVLSALKNLANVDAAKQLLQAIHAKGLRISSESAEAIQQYLGKNLTTELSELLSQLTSPDLEIAPLEVQRGYNNEPRNSAQLEKLLAQGKPESEKRLQRQLISAYIKENNVEKLNKLLADLKASNFELSNLVLSQLFEFYCVNDDLEKAKQIHSEILQKDPEFVLNKFKLVQMSYALVRAGKVEEAIQFLKDNRHEPESDKGSFMLNSKCWQMLNSLAEKKEDSKVIEMTTVLLDNNYIEPSNVIFGPSIKVFLLNGDVEAALKQFEGCCKQYRCTPWKGELMKVLITKEDASRLQWLADLSTQIHGEVNVLHDLVLAFVECGRLRQARRILETPGLQARHQRLNDACERYVEEGKSEYLEGLLEATKQLSHIDRSNIFYHLLVTYCKADETDKALGLWTILQEEGEIPSDQFLVYLGKHLKAKKRQVPFIIPEEQGTNKQVKREQQRAKKVQTKPDQPKLSKQDATAKIENLIHNGEITEALDYAVKTLDEGTIAKPNILKFLLKKLAEQGEVEKIQELGKRLTEPMKRNVTYDDKLTLAIFTKGAGPQHIDSLYDAVNNAKSDEELAKALVKFPRSNALASVIQDDVFVEKCRKVAELAASRGQHMPANLLWMEYVLAGKDQQADSLWDKCLNNVQSVVFRRLLQESHVRKQPELIQKLIAAMEKNKNITPGSHANAYSRLINLHLLENKVEEAQAVLEKAVKLGVPIDQFNKTSLSKLKEAVEATGQSFKYAV encoded by the exons tgTACTTTTGCGCGATTATGCCACTTCCAAAAAAGCAGAAAGTCTTGAACCTTTGCTACAAAAATTGGATTCAGAAGCAAGAAGATTTGGCCGCATTACCAAGAAAGACATTGATGAGGTTTTTGATGAGATAAGATCAAAGAATGACATCACTAGTTCCCAGTCGTTACTTGTAATAAGGTGTTGTG GTGAACTTGTACCAGAAGAATTACCAGAACAAAGGACACTCTTAGTTCAAAAGATATGGAGTGTACTTACGGAACGGGGTATCCCTATGGACATTTCTCACTACAATGCTCTACTGAGGGTCTACATAGAAAATGAGCACCCATTTTCACCCGCCCAGTTCCTTGAAGAACTGGAGAAGAAAGGACTGCAGCCTAACAG GGTGACTTACCAAAGGCTTATGTGGCGTTATTGTCAAGAAGGAGATGTTGAAGGTGCAAcaaaagttttagaaaaaatgagAGAGCTTAGCATGCCAGTGTCAGAACCAGTTCTAAATGCCCTGGTCATGGGCCATGCATTCCACGGAGATACGGATGGTGCCAAGGCTGTCCTTGAGACGATGGCTGGTGCAGGTCTGCAGCCAACTAACCGTACCTATACTCTTCTTGCCTGTGGGTATGCTAAGCAAGGGGATATTGCAGGTGTTGAAAGCGTCATTAAAACTGCGACTGACAAGGATGCTTACTTGACTGATAAG GATATTTTGGATATCATTGAACATCTAGCAATTGGAGGTCACAGTGACAAAATGGAAAGTCTTTTCCAACATCTTCAAAAGGGCATGGGCTACAATCAAGATGTATGCAATGTTATCCTACGGTTGCTCAACAAAGGGCAACTGGATGCGGCCAAAAAGATCATGAAAACCATGCCAAAGACTACCAACAATGATGACACGCCGTTCAAAGGGGCATTCTTTATTAAACAACTTTTAAGAGTTAAAAAGTCGCCTGAGGACATAATCAAGGCTTGCCGAGAACTTAAGGATGAAGGCCTAGTTCCTAATTCCATCTATATAGCTACTGAGTCAGCATTACAGCAAGGTCACGTTGAACTGTCTCAAAGTTTGTTCAAAGAGCTCCAAAAGGAAGGATACGAAATACGCCAGCACTATTACTGGCCGCTGCTCGCACAGAAAGGTCGGGAGGGTGATGAAGAAGGCCTTTTGCAACTTATCCGCGACATGGTGAAAGAAGGTAACATTCCCAGCGGAGAGGCTTTGAGGGACTATGTCATACCACATCTGATCAGAAAAGACACCCCTCTGAACATAATATTAAAACTCCAAATTGCGAATGTGCCGGTTGCACATGCGGCAAGAAACCTCATGATAGAGCTCTTACAAGCTGGCAAACTTAAACAAGCGGCCGAGGTTGCATTAAAATATAGACCTAGAGGCCAATACTCTTTGATCACGAGACCGCTAATTATTGCACTGAGCAAAACTAAAGATATTAATGCATTTTCCACTATTTTGCACGTTATTTGCAGCTCACAAAGTCAATTAACACAAACTGACGATGATGCCAATGATGACAGTCAACATGATATTGAGGTTGGTCGAATTGTTCTATCGGCTTTGAAAAACCTAGCCAATGTT GATGCAGCTAAACAGCTGCTGCAAGCTATTCATGCAAAGGGCTTAAGAATTAGCTCTGAATCTGCAGAAGCTATTCAACAGTATTTAGGAAAGAACTTGACAACGGAGCTTTCGGAATTACTCTCTCAACTTACGTCACCTGATCTTGAAATCGCACCATTAGAAGTGCAGAGAGGTTATAATAACGAACCGCGAAACTCGGCTCAATTAGAGAAACTGCTGGCTCAAGGCAAGCCTGAAAGTGAAAAGCGCCTACAGAGACAACTTATTTCAGCTTACATTAAAGAGAACAATGTTGAAAAGCTTAATAAACTTTTGGCCGACTTGAAAGCTTCAAATTTTGAACTATCTAACTTGGTTCTTTCTCAGTTGTTCGAATTTTACTGTGTGAATGATGATTTAGAGAAGGCTAAGCAAATCCATTCCGAAATACTACAAAAAGATCCTGAATTTGTCTTGAATAAGTTTAAGCTTGTTCAGATGTCATATGCTTTAGTGAGGGCAGGTAAGGTGGAAGAAGCGATTCAGTTTTTGAAGGACAATAGACACGAGCCAGAGTCGGATAAAGGAAGTTTCATGCTCAACTCCAAATGCTGGCAAATGCTGAATAGCTTAGCTGAAAAGAAAGAAGATTCTAAA GTAATAGAAATGACAACGGTACTCCTAGACAACAACTACATTGAGCCATCCAACGTGATCTTCGGGCCCAGCATCAAAGTGTTCTTACTGAATGGTGACGTGGAGGCCGCGCTGAAGCAGTTTGAGGGCTGTTGCAAGCAATACAGGTGCACGCCGTGGAAGGGAGAGCTGATGAAGGTGCTCATCACCAAGGAAGACGCCAGTAGGCTGCAGTGGTTGGCGGATCTCAGCACCCAG ATTCACGGCGAAGTGAACGTGCTCCATGACCTGGTACTCGCGTTCGTAGAGTGCGGCCGCCTGCGGCAGGCGCGCCGCATCCTCGAGACGCCCGGTCTGCAAGCGCGCCACCAACGGCTCAACGACGCCTGCGAAAGATACGTCGAG GAAGGCAAATCCGAATATCTCGAAGGCCTCCTCGAGGCTACCAAACAACTGTCGCACATCGATCGCTCCAACATTTTCTACCACCTCCTCGTTACCTACTGCAAAGCCGATGAAACTGACAAAGCTCTCGGCCTCTGGACTATCCTGCAGGAAGAAGGCGAAATCCCGAGCGATCAATTTCTCGTTTACCTTGGCAAACACTTGAAAGCAAAGAAAAGGCAAGTACCATTCATCATTCCTGAAGAACAGGGCACAAACAAGCAAGTTAAGAGGGAGCAGCAGAGAGCTAAAAAAGTACAAACGAAACCAGATCAACCAAAACTTTCAAAGCAAGATGCAACAGCTAAGATTGAGAATTTGATTCACAACGGAGAAATTACCGAAGCACTGGACTACGCTGTTAAGACATTAGACGAAGGGACGATAGCAAAGCCTAATATACTGAAGTTTCTGCTGAAGAAACTCGCTGAGCAAGGAGAGGTCGAGAAGATACAAGAGCTAGGCAAGCGCCTGACAGAGCCCATGAAGCGTAATGTCACCTACGACGATAAACTAACCCTGGCCATCTTCACGAAGGGCGCAGGCCCGCAGCACATCGACAGTCTTTACGACGCCGTCAACAACGCCAAGTCCGACGAAGAGTTAGCAAAAGCCCTGGTGAAGTTCCCGCGAAGCAATGCTCTTGCTTCGGTCATACAGGATGATGTTTTTGTTGAAAAGT GTCGCAAAGTAGCCGAACTAGCAGCTTCCAGAGGACAACACATGCCAGCAAATCTTCTCTGGATGGAGTATGTACTAGCAGGAAAAGACCAGCAGGCTGATTCTCTCTGGGACAAATGCTTGAACAATGTCCAGAGCGTAGTCTTCAGACGACTACTGCAGGAGAGCCACGTCAGGAAACAACCAGAATTAATACAAAAACTTATAGCGGCAATggagaaaaacaaaaatataacgcCAGGGTCGCATGCCAATGCATACTCTAGATTAATCAATTTGCATTTACTTGAAAATAAAGTCGAAGAAGCGCAAGCTGTTTTAGAAAAAGCAGTGAAACTCGGCGTACCCATCGACCAATTTAACAAAACTTCTCTAAGTAAGTTGAAAGAAGCCGTAGAAGCTACAGGACAAAGTTTCAAATATGCTGTTTAG